In a genomic window of Zingiber officinale cultivar Zhangliang chromosome 9B, Zo_v1.1, whole genome shotgun sequence:
- the LOC122022283 gene encoding origin of replication complex subunit 2-like, translating into MDVGVHEMTMEDEEDDFMLSRNYFLAKEIGNSSRKKSSQKHIVDINHVDEQVLRKEVFDIPVKHENEIQHLTKSYRNLYPKWHFELRCGFGLLMYGFGSKKALLEDFASTSLTDFGVVVINGYLPSNNLKKALITLAEVLSDQLKHERKSSTRSKSNTEHTFSSLSIEDLLSFLNVQLPQDNNCFVCVIIHNIDGPSLRDPDSQQYLAQLASCSRVRMVASIDHVNAPLLWDKKMVHTQFKWSWHHVPTFAPYKAEGNFFPLILANYGNAQTTKTALVVLQSLTPNAQSVFKILAEHQLANEKEGMPNSTLYTKCRARFLVSNQVTLNSHLTEFKDHELVKARRHSDGQDCFYIPLPSEALSKLLQELA; encoded by the exons ATGGATGTTGGGGTCCATGAGATGACTAtggaggatgaagaagatgacttCATGCTGTCAAGAAATTACTTCCTTGCCAAAGAAATTGGCAACTCTTCAAGGAAGAAATCCTCGCAAAAACACATCGTCGACATCAATCATGTTGACGAACAG GTCCTCCGAAAAGAAGTCTTTGATATTCCAGTGAAGCATGAAAACGAAATCCAACATTTAACCAAAAGTTACAGAAATTTATACCCTAAGTGGCATTTTGAGTTAAG GTGTGGTTTTGGTTTATTAATGTATGGATTTGGTTCTAAAAAAGCCTTGCTCGAGGATTTTGCTTCAACAAGCTTAACTGATTTTGGAGTGGTCGTGATCAATGGCTATCTTCCATCAAACAATCTTAAAAAA GCCCTGATAACCCTAGCTGAAGTCCTCTCGGACCAATTAAAACATGAAAGGAAGAGCTCTACAAGAAGCAAATCGAACACTGAACATACTTTTAGTTCTCTGTCAATTGAAGATCTTCTCTCATTTCTGAATGTGCAACTTCCACAAGACAATAACTGTTTTGTCTGTGTTATCATACACAACATTGATGGTCCTTCTTTGAGAGATCCTGATTCACAACAGTATCTTGCGCAATTAGCAAGCTGTTCTAGAGTCCGTATGGTTGCATCGATTGACCATGTGAATGCACCTCTTT TGTGGGACAAGAAGATGGTGCACACTCAGTTCAAGTGGTCGTGGCATCACGTCCCAACTTTTGCCCCTTACAAGGCGGAGGGCAATTTTTTCCCATTGATTTTGGCAAATTATGGCAATGCCCAAACCACGAAAACTGCTTTGGTTGTTCTACAGAGTTTGACACCCAATGCGCAGAGTGTTTTTAAAATCCTTGCCGAGCATCAGCTAGCCAATGAGAAAGAAG GCATGCCAAACAGCACCTTGTACACCAAGTGTCGCGCGCGATTCCTGGTTAGCAACCAAGTAACACTGAATTCCCATCTAACAGAGTTCAAAGACCATGAGTTAGTGAAGGCGAGACGACACTCAGATGGACAAGATTGTTTCTACATTCCTCTACCCTCTGAAGCACTCAGCAAGCTCTTGCAAGAATTGGCATAA